From the Anguilla anguilla isolate fAngAng1 chromosome 6, fAngAng1.pri, whole genome shotgun sequence genome, one window contains:
- the xrn1 gene encoding 5'-3' exoribonuclease 1 isoform X3, with the protein MGVPKFYRWISERYPCLSEVVKEHQIPEFDNLYLDMNGIIHQCSHPNDEDVHFRISEEKIFADIFHYLEVLFRIIKPRKVFFMAVDGVAPRAKMNQQRGRRFRSAKEAEDKIKKALEKGEVLPTEARFDSNCITPGTEFMARLQEQLKYFVHSKLSTDRSWQGVSVYLSGHETPGEGEHKIMEFIRSENAKPDHDPNTRHCLYGLDADLIMLGLTSHEPHFSLLREEVRFGGRKAQKRITAPEETTFHLLHLSLMREYIDYEFSELKNKISFEYDLERIIDDWILMGFLVGNDFIPHLPHLHINHDALPLLYRTYISVLPSLTGYLNENGNLNLANFQKYLDKLSEFDREHFSEVFVDLKWFESKVGNKYLNEAAGLAAEEAHAREGRKSKQVLDDSLSLTVLDGGKDSDGLPARDCGEEDGEDDDLFETEFRQYKRSYYMTKLGVEVVSDEFLASQALCYVEGIQWILHYYYHGVQSWSWYYPHHYAPFLSDVRNIAGLKLEFDLGKPFMPFEQLLGVLPAASKDLLPQCYQHLMTAESSPIIEYYPLDFKTDLNGKQQEWEAVVLIPFIDETRLLAAMEPYSALMSAGEKARNRHTECALYRYDSDLDYAYTSPLVELFPNIPHCHARQSPIPMDAWRVPLDTVVKRVEASLLYFCGFPTLRHIRHTFCKKKAGVVVFQQSSRGENTILEIKRDQQREPDCDGVASLVLGRSVFVNWPHLEEARIVAVSDGEMKFSLEEAPGVQTLYLGNTPPPTKVAYLSDKEQKDWLKEVQTVTEHFSKRKGIIINETAVVLYGQLLTGRKYVVGHSGQVRLEKQWAKQVLPFAYQTIVKDIKAFDPAFSRFRTLEELFPPTTIVFMVGNPYYGAMGEVQESADVISEGRVRVVFTVPCEPQLDALMQNQHKYSVKYSPGYVLASRLGVTSYLVSRFSGSIFIGRGSKRNPHGEQKANVGLNLKFNKKNEEVPGYTKRTEKEWLYSAAVEELLAEYLERFSEVFDAVSRNSHDDVFYEDDVWPGEDENGAEKVQEITSWLKTHPVSSSSRASCDLQILDAGIVEKIEEELEKSKLKKSSKKVRVTVKPHLLFRPLEQQHGVVPDPDGEYRLFDRVVNVRESFTVPLGLRGTIIGIKGADREAEVLYEVVFDEEFAGGLTIRCSPGRGYRLPPSALINLTHGSRLEFGGHKLTAIVKPQPASSAQQGQKGQLGGLNHSPRSPLIPTQGLCADEEFSSVWQSLQGSGMPQIPLTQWQNNAAQGWGSGSPGQKRHQEGQQQDQGQSHRGEPQPSQPHCKPGPAGNIRVLKRNEDFSSLFPSQNTPSKSNSEFDDLIANLKISKTSPAPPPQPKEGTANEPLSPQSFAMKGTLMLKEMLKIDGSGSPGPAPDSAPSAATQNSSGGSGQYPGRRKPSKKLAARINKPQGGESPGQPLPPAPACAPPPPLIPTVASELARICMGLGMAPPEFAYIRSPQGLTVCQVKLASGLLVHGPQCQTENEAKEKAALFALQRLNSVGSSFPIPPPLFSSMQPMRALAPGPLPSVFGQPPGGLLMHPPAPGYAPLHWPSHGHLPHQGPPFYQGTYPGARPPNSGLPLGSHNQFVPLQVTKKRVSGRRNAETREVYNSSYAGRHQGSEPPHLAQPGFGTASPKTPPASQEPQDKPAPATPNAPRQNPAPHTPGSASKRKARKLAVNFEAGKVLK; encoded by the exons ATGGGTGTACCAAAATTTTACCGATGGATTTCGGAGCGATATCCTTGCCTCAGTGAAGTTGTCAAGGAGCATCAG ATTCCGGAGTTCGACAACCTCTACCTGGACATGAACGGTATCATTCATCAGTGCTCCCACCCCAACGATGAAGACGTGCACTTCCGCATCTCAGAAGAGAAGATTTTCGCCGACATTTTCCACTACCTGGAGGTCCTCTTTCGCATCATCAAACCCCGCAAAGTGTTCTTCATGGCCGTTGATGGCGTCGCCCCCAGAGCCAAGATGAACCAGCAGCGCGGGAGACGATTCAG GTCTGCGAAAGAAGCGGAGGATAAGATAAAGAAGGCTCTGGAGAAAGGAGAGGTTCTTCCCACAGAGGCTCGATTTGACTCAAACTGCATAACTCCAG GCACGGAGTTTATGGCCCGACTCCAGGAGCAGCTGAAGTATTTTGTCCACAGTAAACTGTCCACTGACAGGTCCTGGCAAGGGGTCAGTGTGTACCTGTCCGGCCACGAG ACCCCCGGGGAAGGAGAGCATAAGATCATGGAGTTCATCCGCTCGGAGAACGCCAAGCCGGATCACGACCCCAACACCCGCCACTGCCTCTACGGCCTGGACGCGGACCTG ATAATGCTCGGACTCACCAGCCATGAGCCCCATTTCTCCCTCCTGAGAGAAGAGGTGCGCTTCGGTGGGCGGAAGGCCCAGAAGAG AATTACAGCTCCTGAGGAGACTACTTTTCACCTGCTGCACCTGTCACTCATGAGGGAGTACATAGACTACGAGTTCTCTGAGCTAAAG AATAAGATCTCGTTTGAGTACGACCTGGAGCGGATCATCGATGACTGGATACTGATGGGCTTCCTGGTGGGGAACGACTTCATTCCGCACCTCCCTCACCTTCACATCAACCACGACGCCCTGCCTCTGCTATACCGCACCTACATCAGCGTGCTGCCTAGTCTGACTG GTTACCTCAATGAGAATGGAAACTTGAACCTGGCCAACTTCCAGAAGTACCTGGACAAATTATCAGAG TTCGACCGGGAGCACTTCAGCGAGGTGTTTGTGGACCTGAAGTGGTTCGAGAGCAAGGTGGGGAACAAGTACCTGAACGAGGCGGCGGGGCTGGCGGCCGAGGAGGCGCACGCTCGCGAGGGGAGGAAGAGCAAG CAGGTGCTGgacgactctctctctctgaccgtGCTGGACGGGGGTAAGGACTCGGACGGCCTCCCTGCCAGAG ACTGCGgggaggaggacggggaggaCGATGACCTCTTCGAGACGGAGTTCAGGCAGTACAAGCGCTCGTACTACATGACCAAGTTGGGCGTGGAGGTGGTTTCAGA TGAGTTTCTGGCCAGTCAGGCCCTTTGTTATGTTGAGGGTATTCAGTGGATCCTGCATTACTACTACCATGGAGTCCAGTCCTGGagctg GTACTACCCGCACCACTACGCCCCCTTCCTGTCGGACGTGAGGAACATCGCGGGGCTCAAGCTGGAGTTCGACCTCGGCAAGCCTTTCATGCCCTTTGAGCAGCTGCTGGGAGTCCTGCCTGCAGCCAGCAAAGACCTGCTGCCTCAGTGTTACCAG CACCTGATGACAGCGGAGAGCTCTCCCATCATAGAGTACTACCCCCTGGACTTTAAGACCGACCTCAATGGTAAACAGCAGGAGTGGGAGGCCGTGGTCCTCATCCCCTTCATCGACGAG ACTCGGCTGCTGGCTGCTATGGAGCCCTACAGTGCTCTGATGAGTGCGGGAGAGAAGGCCAGGAACAGGCACACAGAGTGTGCTCTGTACCGCTACGACAGCGATCTGGACTACGCCTACACCTCCCCCCTGGTGGAGCTCTTCCCCAACATCCCCCACTGCCACgccag GCAGTCCCCCATCCCCATGGACGCGTGGCGCGTGCCGCTGGACACCGTGGTGAAGCGGGTGGAGGCCAGCCTGCTGTACTTCTGCGGCTTCCCCACTCTCCGGCACATCCGCCATACG tTCTGTAAGAAGAAGGCCGGGGTGGTGGTGTtccagcagagcagcagaggggAGAACACGATTCTGGAGATCAAGAGGGACCAGCAGAGGGAGCCG GACTGTGATGGCGTGGCgtccctggtcctggggaggtCCGTGTTTGTGAATTGGCCCCACCTGGAGGAGGCGCGGATCGTGGCCGTGTCGGACGGGGAGATGAA GTTCAGCCTGGAGGAGGCCCCAGGAGTGCAGACGCTGTATCTAGGCAACACGCCGCCGCCCACCAAGGTGGCTTACCTGAGTGACAAGGAGCAGAAGGATTGGTTGAAGGAGGTGCAGACCGTCACTGAACA TTTCTCTAAGAGGAAGGGGATCATCATTAACGAGACTGCAGTTGTGCTGTATGGGCAGCTGCTGACAGGAAGGAAGTACGTGGTGGGCCACAGCGGCCAGGTGCGCCTGGAGAAACAGTGGGCCAAGCAGGTCCTGCCCTTCGCCTACCAGACCATCGTCAAG GACATCAAGGCCTTCGACCCCGCCTTCTCCCGCTTCAGAACCCTGGAGGAGCTGTTTCCACCGACGACCATCGTCTTCATGGTGGGGAACCCCTATTATGGGGCTATGGGAGAG GTTCAGGAGTCTGCTGATGTCATCAGCGAGGGACGGGTCCGGGTGGTTTTCACTGTGCCTTGTGAACCACAGCTCGACGCGTTAATGCAGAACCAGCAT aAGTACTCAGTGAAGTACAGCCCGGGCTATGTTCTGGCGTCTCGGCTGGGCGTCACCAGTTACCTCGTGTCCAGGTTCTCTGGCAGCATCTTCATCGGAAGAGGCTCCAAGAGGAA CCCTCATGGGGAGCAGAAGGCCAACGTGGGCCTGAACCTGAAGTTTAACAAGAAGAACGAGGAGGTCCCGGGGTACACCAAGAGGACCGAGAAGGAGTGGCTCTACTCTGCAGCCGTGGAGGAGCTGCTGGCCGAGTACctggagag GTTCTCTGAGGTGTTTGACGCAGTCTCCAGGAACAGTCACGATGACGTCTTCTACGAGGACGACGTCTGGCCGGGAGAGGACGAGAACGG GGCTGAGAAGGTCCAGGAGatcacctcctggctgaagaccCACCCGGTTAGCTCCTCCTCCCGTgcgtcatgtgacctgcagaTCCTTGACGCGGGCATTGTGGAGAAGAtcgaggaggagctggagaagtcCAAG CTGAAGAAGAGCAGCAAGAAAGTCAGAGTGACCGTGAAGCCACACCTCCTGTTCagg ccccTGGAGCAGCAGCACGGCGTGGTTCCTGATCCTGATGGGGAGTACCGGCTGTTTGACCGCGTGGTGAACGTGAGAGAGAGCTTCACCGTGCCGCTGGGCCTGAGGGGAACCATCATCGGCATCAAGGGGG ctgACAGGGAGGCTGAGGTTCTGTATGAGGTCGTGTTTGATGAGGAGTTTGCTGGAGGTCTCACCATCCG GTGCTCTCCTGGGCGGGGCTACCGCCTGCCCCCCAGTGCCTTAATCAATCTGACCCACGGCAGCCGGCTGGAGTTCGGCGGCCACAAACTGACCGCCATCGTCAAGCCACAGCCCGCGTCCTCCGCGCAACAAGGCCAGAAGGGTCAGCTGGGGGGCCTGAACcactccccccgctcccctttAATACCCACACAG gGCTTGTGTGCGGATGAGGAGTTCAGCAGTGTGTGGCAGTCCCTGCAGGGTTCTGGAATGCCCCAAATCCCCCTCACCCAATGGCAGAACAAT gctgCTCAAGGCTGGGGCTCTGGCTCTCCGGGGCAGAAGAGGCATCAGGAGGGGCAGCAGCAGGATCAGGGACAGAGCCACCGCGGTGAACCCCAGCCCTCGCAGCCTCACTGCAAGCCT ggtcCTGCTGGAAACATCAGAGTACTGAAGAGAAATGAAGACTTcagctctctcttcccctcccagAACACACCGAGCAAG AGCAACTCTGAGTTTGACGACTTGATCGCGAACCTGAAGATCTCTAAGACCagcccggccccgcctccccagcCCAAAGAGGGGACCGCCAACGAGCCGCTGTCCCCTCAGTCCTTCGCCATG aagGGGACACTTATGCTGAAGGAAATGCTGAAGATTGACGGCTCAGGcagccctggccccgcccctgactccgccccttcGGCCGCCACTCAGAACTCGTCCGGCGGCAGTGGGCAGTACCCCGGCAGGAGGAAACCGTCCAAAAAGCTGG CCGCCCGGATCAACAAACCCCAGGGAGGGGAGTCTCCGGGGCAGCCTTTGCCCCCCGCGCCGGCCTgcgccccccctccgcccctcaTCCCCACCGTGGCGTCTGAGCTGGCCCGGATCTGCATGGGTCTGGGCATGGCCCCCCCCGAGTTTGCATACATTCGCAGCCCCCAg GGCCTGACAGTGTGCCAGGTGAAGCTGGCAAGCGGGCTGCTGGTCCACGGGCCGCAGTGCCAGACCGAGAACGAAGCCAAGGAGAAAGCGGCGCTGTTCGCCCTCCAGCGGCTG aACTCAGTGGGCTCCAgcttccccatccctccccccctgtTCTCCAGCATGCAGCCGATGAGGGCGCTGGCACCGGGACCCCTGCCCTCTGTATTCGGCCAACCACCTG GGGGTCTGCTGATGCACCCTCCGGCTCCGGGCTACGCCCCCCTGCACTGGCCCAGCCACGGCCACCTCCCCCACCAGGGCCCGCCCTTCTACCAGGGCACGTACCCCGGGGCGCGGCCCCCGAACTCCGGCCTGCCCCTCGGCTCCCACAACCAGTTCGTCCCGCTGCAG GTAACGAAGAAGCGCGTGTCGGGCCGGAGGAACGCGGAGACGAGGGAGGTGTACAACTCGAGCTACGCGGGACGGCACCAAGGAAGCGAGCCCCCCCACCTAGCCCAGCCCGGCTTCGGCACGGCGTCCCCAAAGActccccccgcctcccaggAGCCTCAGGACAAGCCCGCGCCCGCCACACCTAACGCCCCCAGGCAAAACCCTGCCCCTCACACCCCCGGCTCCGCCTCCAAGAGGAAAGCCAGGAAACTGGCTGTGAACTTTGAGGCTGGGAAGGTCCTTAAATGA
- the xrn1 gene encoding 5'-3' exoribonuclease 1 isoform X1, whose translation MGVPKFYRWISERYPCLSEVVKEHQIPEFDNLYLDMNGIIHQCSHPNDEDVHFRISEEKIFADIFHYLEVLFRIIKPRKVFFMAVDGVAPRAKMNQQRGRRFRSAKEAEDKIKKALEKGEVLPTEARFDSNCITPGTEFMARLQEQLKYFVHSKLSTDRSWQGVSVYLSGHETPGEGEHKIMEFIRSENAKPDHDPNTRHCLYGLDADLIMLGLTSHEPHFSLLREEVRFGGRKAQKRITAPEETTFHLLHLSLMREYIDYEFSELKNKISFEYDLERIIDDWILMGFLVGNDFIPHLPHLHINHDALPLLYRTYISVLPSLTGYLNENGNLNLANFQKYLDKLSEFDREHFSEVFVDLKWFESKVGNKYLNEAAGLAAEEAHAREGRKSKQVLDDSLSLTVLDGGKDSDGLPARDCGEEDGEDDDLFETEFRQYKRSYYMTKLGVEVVSDEFLASQALCYVEGIQWILHYYYHGVQSWSWYYPHHYAPFLSDVRNIAGLKLEFDLGKPFMPFEQLLGVLPAASKDLLPQCYQHLMTAESSPIIEYYPLDFKTDLNGKQQEWEAVVLIPFIDETRLLAAMEPYSALMSAGEKARNRHTECALYRYDSDLDYAYTSPLVELFPNIPHCHARQSPIPMDAWRVPLDTVVKRVEASLLYFCGFPTLRHIRHTFCKKKAGVVVFQQSSRGENTILEIKRDQQREPDCDGVASLVLGRSVFVNWPHLEEARIVAVSDGEMKFSLEEAPGVQTLYLGNTPPPTKVAYLSDKEQKDWLKEVQTVTEHFSKRKGIIINETAVVLYGQLLTGRKYVVGHSGQVRLEKQWAKQVLPFAYQTIVKDIKAFDPAFSRFRTLEELFPPTTIVFMVGNPYYGAMGEVQESADVISEGRVRVVFTVPCEPQLDALMQNQHKYSVKYSPGYVLASRLGVTSYLVSRFSGSIFIGRGSKRNPHGEQKANVGLNLKFNKKNEEVPGYTKRTEKEWLYSAAVEELLAEYLERFSEVFDAVSRNSHDDVFYEDDVWPGEDENGAEKVQEITSWLKTHPVSSSSRASCDLQILDAGIVEKIEEELEKSKLKKSSKKVRVTVKPHLLFRPLEQQHGVVPDPDGEYRLFDRVVNVRESFTVPLGLRGTIIGIKGADREAEVLYEVVFDEEFAGGLTIRCSPGRGYRLPPSALINLTHGSRLEFGGHKLTAIVKPQPASSAQQGQKGQLGGLNHSPRSPLIPTQQQNGRQGFNLRAETQTNRNSPHKKNAQKGLCADEEFSSVWQSLQGSGMPQIPLTQWQNNAAQGWGSGSPGQKRHQEGQQQDQGQSHRGEPQPSQPHCKPGPAGNIRVLKRNEDFSSLFPSQNTPSKSNSEFDDLIANLKISKTSPAPPPQPKEGTANEPLSPQSFAMKGTLMLKEMLKIDGSGSPGPAPDSAPSAATQNSSGGSGQYPGRRKPSKKLAARINKPQGGESPGQPLPPAPACAPPPPLIPTVASELARICMGLGMAPPEFAYIRSPQGLTVCQVKLASGLLVHGPQCQTENEAKEKAALFALQRLNSVGSSFPIPPPLFSSMQPMRALAPGPLPSVFGQPPGGLLMHPPAPGYAPLHWPSHGHLPHQGPPFYQGTYPGARPPNSGLPLGSHNQFVPLQVTKKRVSGRRNAETREVYNSSYAGRHQGSEPPHLAQPGFGTASPKTPPASQEPQDKPAPATPNAPRQNPAPHTPGSASKRKARKLAVNFEAGKVLK comes from the exons ATGGGTGTACCAAAATTTTACCGATGGATTTCGGAGCGATATCCTTGCCTCAGTGAAGTTGTCAAGGAGCATCAG ATTCCGGAGTTCGACAACCTCTACCTGGACATGAACGGTATCATTCATCAGTGCTCCCACCCCAACGATGAAGACGTGCACTTCCGCATCTCAGAAGAGAAGATTTTCGCCGACATTTTCCACTACCTGGAGGTCCTCTTTCGCATCATCAAACCCCGCAAAGTGTTCTTCATGGCCGTTGATGGCGTCGCCCCCAGAGCCAAGATGAACCAGCAGCGCGGGAGACGATTCAG GTCTGCGAAAGAAGCGGAGGATAAGATAAAGAAGGCTCTGGAGAAAGGAGAGGTTCTTCCCACAGAGGCTCGATTTGACTCAAACTGCATAACTCCAG GCACGGAGTTTATGGCCCGACTCCAGGAGCAGCTGAAGTATTTTGTCCACAGTAAACTGTCCACTGACAGGTCCTGGCAAGGGGTCAGTGTGTACCTGTCCGGCCACGAG ACCCCCGGGGAAGGAGAGCATAAGATCATGGAGTTCATCCGCTCGGAGAACGCCAAGCCGGATCACGACCCCAACACCCGCCACTGCCTCTACGGCCTGGACGCGGACCTG ATAATGCTCGGACTCACCAGCCATGAGCCCCATTTCTCCCTCCTGAGAGAAGAGGTGCGCTTCGGTGGGCGGAAGGCCCAGAAGAG AATTACAGCTCCTGAGGAGACTACTTTTCACCTGCTGCACCTGTCACTCATGAGGGAGTACATAGACTACGAGTTCTCTGAGCTAAAG AATAAGATCTCGTTTGAGTACGACCTGGAGCGGATCATCGATGACTGGATACTGATGGGCTTCCTGGTGGGGAACGACTTCATTCCGCACCTCCCTCACCTTCACATCAACCACGACGCCCTGCCTCTGCTATACCGCACCTACATCAGCGTGCTGCCTAGTCTGACTG GTTACCTCAATGAGAATGGAAACTTGAACCTGGCCAACTTCCAGAAGTACCTGGACAAATTATCAGAG TTCGACCGGGAGCACTTCAGCGAGGTGTTTGTGGACCTGAAGTGGTTCGAGAGCAAGGTGGGGAACAAGTACCTGAACGAGGCGGCGGGGCTGGCGGCCGAGGAGGCGCACGCTCGCGAGGGGAGGAAGAGCAAG CAGGTGCTGgacgactctctctctctgaccgtGCTGGACGGGGGTAAGGACTCGGACGGCCTCCCTGCCAGAG ACTGCGgggaggaggacggggaggaCGATGACCTCTTCGAGACGGAGTTCAGGCAGTACAAGCGCTCGTACTACATGACCAAGTTGGGCGTGGAGGTGGTTTCAGA TGAGTTTCTGGCCAGTCAGGCCCTTTGTTATGTTGAGGGTATTCAGTGGATCCTGCATTACTACTACCATGGAGTCCAGTCCTGGagctg GTACTACCCGCACCACTACGCCCCCTTCCTGTCGGACGTGAGGAACATCGCGGGGCTCAAGCTGGAGTTCGACCTCGGCAAGCCTTTCATGCCCTTTGAGCAGCTGCTGGGAGTCCTGCCTGCAGCCAGCAAAGACCTGCTGCCTCAGTGTTACCAG CACCTGATGACAGCGGAGAGCTCTCCCATCATAGAGTACTACCCCCTGGACTTTAAGACCGACCTCAATGGTAAACAGCAGGAGTGGGAGGCCGTGGTCCTCATCCCCTTCATCGACGAG ACTCGGCTGCTGGCTGCTATGGAGCCCTACAGTGCTCTGATGAGTGCGGGAGAGAAGGCCAGGAACAGGCACACAGAGTGTGCTCTGTACCGCTACGACAGCGATCTGGACTACGCCTACACCTCCCCCCTGGTGGAGCTCTTCCCCAACATCCCCCACTGCCACgccag GCAGTCCCCCATCCCCATGGACGCGTGGCGCGTGCCGCTGGACACCGTGGTGAAGCGGGTGGAGGCCAGCCTGCTGTACTTCTGCGGCTTCCCCACTCTCCGGCACATCCGCCATACG tTCTGTAAGAAGAAGGCCGGGGTGGTGGTGTtccagcagagcagcagaggggAGAACACGATTCTGGAGATCAAGAGGGACCAGCAGAGGGAGCCG GACTGTGATGGCGTGGCgtccctggtcctggggaggtCCGTGTTTGTGAATTGGCCCCACCTGGAGGAGGCGCGGATCGTGGCCGTGTCGGACGGGGAGATGAA GTTCAGCCTGGAGGAGGCCCCAGGAGTGCAGACGCTGTATCTAGGCAACACGCCGCCGCCCACCAAGGTGGCTTACCTGAGTGACAAGGAGCAGAAGGATTGGTTGAAGGAGGTGCAGACCGTCACTGAACA TTTCTCTAAGAGGAAGGGGATCATCATTAACGAGACTGCAGTTGTGCTGTATGGGCAGCTGCTGACAGGAAGGAAGTACGTGGTGGGCCACAGCGGCCAGGTGCGCCTGGAGAAACAGTGGGCCAAGCAGGTCCTGCCCTTCGCCTACCAGACCATCGTCAAG GACATCAAGGCCTTCGACCCCGCCTTCTCCCGCTTCAGAACCCTGGAGGAGCTGTTTCCACCGACGACCATCGTCTTCATGGTGGGGAACCCCTATTATGGGGCTATGGGAGAG GTTCAGGAGTCTGCTGATGTCATCAGCGAGGGACGGGTCCGGGTGGTTTTCACTGTGCCTTGTGAACCACAGCTCGACGCGTTAATGCAGAACCAGCAT aAGTACTCAGTGAAGTACAGCCCGGGCTATGTTCTGGCGTCTCGGCTGGGCGTCACCAGTTACCTCGTGTCCAGGTTCTCTGGCAGCATCTTCATCGGAAGAGGCTCCAAGAGGAA CCCTCATGGGGAGCAGAAGGCCAACGTGGGCCTGAACCTGAAGTTTAACAAGAAGAACGAGGAGGTCCCGGGGTACACCAAGAGGACCGAGAAGGAGTGGCTCTACTCTGCAGCCGTGGAGGAGCTGCTGGCCGAGTACctggagag GTTCTCTGAGGTGTTTGACGCAGTCTCCAGGAACAGTCACGATGACGTCTTCTACGAGGACGACGTCTGGCCGGGAGAGGACGAGAACGG GGCTGAGAAGGTCCAGGAGatcacctcctggctgaagaccCACCCGGTTAGCTCCTCCTCCCGTgcgtcatgtgacctgcagaTCCTTGACGCGGGCATTGTGGAGAAGAtcgaggaggagctggagaagtcCAAG CTGAAGAAGAGCAGCAAGAAAGTCAGAGTGACCGTGAAGCCACACCTCCTGTTCagg ccccTGGAGCAGCAGCACGGCGTGGTTCCTGATCCTGATGGGGAGTACCGGCTGTTTGACCGCGTGGTGAACGTGAGAGAGAGCTTCACCGTGCCGCTGGGCCTGAGGGGAACCATCATCGGCATCAAGGGGG ctgACAGGGAGGCTGAGGTTCTGTATGAGGTCGTGTTTGATGAGGAGTTTGCTGGAGGTCTCACCATCCG GTGCTCTCCTGGGCGGGGCTACCGCCTGCCCCCCAGTGCCTTAATCAATCTGACCCACGGCAGCCGGCTGGAGTTCGGCGGCCACAAACTGACCGCCATCGTCAAGCCACAGCCCGCGTCCTCCGCGCAACAAGGCCAGAAGGGTCAGCTGGGGGGCCTGAACcactccccccgctcccctttAATACCCACACAG CAACAGAATGGGAGACAAGGCTTCAATCTCAGGGCTGAAACTCAGACAAACAGAAACTCGCCTCATAAGAAGAATGCGCAGAAG gGCTTGTGTGCGGATGAGGAGTTCAGCAGTGTGTGGCAGTCCCTGCAGGGTTCTGGAATGCCCCAAATCCCCCTCACCCAATGGCAGAACAAT gctgCTCAAGGCTGGGGCTCTGGCTCTCCGGGGCAGAAGAGGCATCAGGAGGGGCAGCAGCAGGATCAGGGACAGAGCCACCGCGGTGAACCCCAGCCCTCGCAGCCTCACTGCAAGCCT ggtcCTGCTGGAAACATCAGAGTACTGAAGAGAAATGAAGACTTcagctctctcttcccctcccagAACACACCGAGCAAG AGCAACTCTGAGTTTGACGACTTGATCGCGAACCTGAAGATCTCTAAGACCagcccggccccgcctccccagcCCAAAGAGGGGACCGCCAACGAGCCGCTGTCCCCTCAGTCCTTCGCCATG aagGGGACACTTATGCTGAAGGAAATGCTGAAGATTGACGGCTCAGGcagccctggccccgcccctgactccgccccttcGGCCGCCACTCAGAACTCGTCCGGCGGCAGTGGGCAGTACCCCGGCAGGAGGAAACCGTCCAAAAAGCTGG CCGCCCGGATCAACAAACCCCAGGGAGGGGAGTCTCCGGGGCAGCCTTTGCCCCCCGCGCCGGCCTgcgccccccctccgcccctcaTCCCCACCGTGGCGTCTGAGCTGGCCCGGATCTGCATGGGTCTGGGCATGGCCCCCCCCGAGTTTGCATACATTCGCAGCCCCCAg GGCCTGACAGTGTGCCAGGTGAAGCTGGCAAGCGGGCTGCTGGTCCACGGGCCGCAGTGCCAGACCGAGAACGAAGCCAAGGAGAAAGCGGCGCTGTTCGCCCTCCAGCGGCTG aACTCAGTGGGCTCCAgcttccccatccctccccccctgtTCTCCAGCATGCAGCCGATGAGGGCGCTGGCACCGGGACCCCTGCCCTCTGTATTCGGCCAACCACCTG GGGGTCTGCTGATGCACCCTCCGGCTCCGGGCTACGCCCCCCTGCACTGGCCCAGCCACGGCCACCTCCCCCACCAGGGCCCGCCCTTCTACCAGGGCACGTACCCCGGGGCGCGGCCCCCGAACTCCGGCCTGCCCCTCGGCTCCCACAACCAGTTCGTCCCGCTGCAG GTAACGAAGAAGCGCGTGTCGGGCCGGAGGAACGCGGAGACGAGGGAGGTGTACAACTCGAGCTACGCGGGACGGCACCAAGGAAGCGAGCCCCCCCACCTAGCCCAGCCCGGCTTCGGCACGGCGTCCCCAAAGActccccccgcctcccaggAGCCTCAGGACAAGCCCGCGCCCGCCACACCTAACGCCCCCAGGCAAAACCCTGCCCCTCACACCCCCGGCTCCGCCTCCAAGAGGAAAGCCAGGAAACTGGCTGTGAACTTTGAGGCTGGGAAGGTCCTTAAATGA